The window CCAGCGCCTGCTGCTTGTCCACCAGCTCTTGTACGTAGTTCTCGCCGAAATGACTGGCGCCGGCCTCGGCGGCGTGGGCCACTTCCTCGGCGGCGCGGGTCTTGCTGACGGCCAGGAGCGTCACGTCAGCCGGATCGCGTCCGGCCTCGGTGGCGGCGGCATCTATCCGGTCTCGCACCCGGCGCAGGTTGGCGGCTACATCAGGCATACTCGTCGCGGGCTGCGGACTCCCCCTTCGGTCGAGCCGCACCTACTCCTTCTTCGGCTCCTCGACCTCGAGCGACCAGTCGCCGAAGTCCTCATCATTGCCGGCTTCCGCGCTGGCCTGGGCCAGCGGGTCTATCAGCCCCGCGGGCGCCGAGGGCGCTGCGGGGGCGGGCGCGGGTTCCTCCTCCAGCGCCGGCGGCGGAGGCGGCGGGGTCAGGTCCTCTTCCTCGAGCCCCGGCGGGGGCGGCGGGGGCGCCGCTTCCTCTTCCTCGACCAGCCCCGGCGGCGGAGGCGGCGGCGCGAAGTCCTCGTCCACCTCGGGGGCCGGTGTCGGCGGCGGAGGCGGAGGCGCTTCCGGAGCCGGCGGGGGCGGAGGCGGAGCGAAGGCGTCTACCACGTCGAGCGCGCTGGGCGGCATGCCCATCGCGTCATCGGTTTCCTCGACGACGGCCGCGGGCGCTGGCGGCGGGGGAACGGGC of the bacterium genome contains:
- a CDS encoding zinc ribbon domain-containing protein — translated: MAPPADAGAAPVAISSIYCSECGQENPPQRGACLMCFAPLQPDAHELPCPNCGTEGPKDARFCRQCGNPFSAGATRPKTLTEVAMGVLHGGVAALTAEEEGEEAYYEEESGFLGGAPAEAVAAAPPPEPVPPPPAPAAVVEETDDAMGMPPSALDVVDAFAPPPPPPAPEAPPPPPPTPAPEVDEDFAPPPPPPGLVEEEEAAPPPPPPGLEEEDLTPPPPPPALEEEPAPAPAAPSAPAGLIDPLAQASAEAGNDEDFGDWSLEVEEPKKE